One genomic window of Nitrospiria bacterium includes the following:
- a CDS encoding glycosyltransferase family 4 protein, with translation MAKLKIIHLLASYKWTGAAEGVVTLCRDLKNQGHDVRLYCTPNSRRLLADPALQRGVTPEGDLWLARKHPILNALDIHRLKGIIKRERPDILHLHLSADHWIGALAARWAGGTARVLRTIHNARTIKRRPFRSWLYESLTDGFVTLCEKDRGQLMRDYRIDPKPVAVIHGAVDTARFHSDVEARLGRAEFGIKMTTPVVGMVARFQAHRRHEILIEALARLQKHFPTIRLLLVGRGEHQPALERSVRDKGLERCVIFTGYRDRDLPQIYAAMDVAVLLAVGNDGSCRAALEAMAVGRPVVGFPVGALPETIVEGVTGYLVADGDPERLADCLAALLSDRPRMQAMGEAARKRIEAEFTEAARLERTVEFYRTVIGKRQGDVSGRGR, from the coding sequence ATGGCGAAGCTTAAAATCATCCATCTCTTGGCCAGCTACAAATGGACCGGAGCGGCCGAGGGGGTGGTTACGCTCTGCCGCGATTTGAAAAACCAGGGGCACGATGTCCGTCTTTATTGCACCCCCAATTCACGAAGGTTGCTGGCCGATCCGGCGCTTCAACGGGGTGTGACCCCGGAAGGCGACTTATGGCTGGCGCGAAAACATCCCATTCTGAACGCCTTGGACATCCATCGCTTAAAAGGGATTATAAAACGGGAACGACCGGACATCCTTCATCTTCACCTTTCGGCGGATCACTGGATCGGAGCCCTGGCGGCCCGTTGGGCCGGAGGGACGGCTCGCGTCCTACGGACGATCCATAACGCCCGGACGATCAAACGCCGGCCCTTCCGGTCCTGGCTCTACGAATCCCTGACCGACGGTTTCGTAACGCTGTGCGAGAAAGATCGGGGACAACTGATGCGGGATTATCGGATCGATCCGAAGCCGGTCGCGGTCATTCACGGCGCCGTGGACACGGCACGGTTTCATTCCGACGTGGAGGCGCGCCTGGGCCGCGCGGAATTTGGAATCAAGATGACGACCCCGGTCGTGGGCATGGTGGCCCGGTTCCAGGCGCACCGGCGGCATGAGATCCTGATCGAAGCCTTGGCCCGGCTTCAAAAGCATTTTCCGACGATCCGTCTGCTCCTGGTGGGGCGGGGGGAGCATCAGCCGGCGCTTGAACGAAGCGTCCGGGATAAGGGCCTCGAACGCTGCGTGATCTTCACCGGCTATCGCGACCGAGACCTGCCCCAGATCTATGCCGCCATGGATGTCGCGGTCCTTTTGGCCGTGGGGAACGACGGTTCCTGCCGCGCGGCGCTCGAGGCGATGGCGGTCGGACGGCCGGTCGTCGGTTTCCCGGTGGGGGCCTTGCCGGAGACGATTGTGGAAGGGGTGACGGGGTATCTGGTGGCGGACGGGGATCCGGAAAGGCTCGCGGACTGTCTGGCCGCACTGTTGTCCGATCGTCCGAGAATGCAGGCGATGGGTGAGGCGGCCCGCAAGCGGATCGAGGCCGAATTTACCGAGGCGGCGCGCTTGGAACGAACCGTGGAGTTTTATCGAACGGTGATCGGGAAGCGACAAGGAGATGTTTCTGGCCGAGGTCGATGA
- a CDS encoding GNAT family N-acetyltransferase yields the protein MVEFELIEEDKPFRDLAPGWIDLHRAAVHPTPFMSWEWASSWWDFFGSGKLHVVAFRRGGRLSGLAPLYRCDGPWGMSTLRQIGAGQSDYLDFLVGPEAGEKGYGDLVLSVLASGDADLVWLEQVPPDRLATLRDRGRSTGSYFQVKERGHCYIAELPSRWEEYLSGLGSNERYNIGRRSRTLEKQHGVVFHRYDKPGEDLDRKMDDFFDLMIRRLTMRGRVLAADETVSRGFHKSIAQRFAAQGWLNLSTLEKDGRMIAGLLSFEYGGTLFYYHSGFDPAWAKFSVGMVLMAKCIEDGIGRGLRQFDFMRGRAAYKMKWKVKERSFFRVVIARSMGGYLKFLGHGVASRLQKNIGRWAGARGGGRDRSEAVPSAVRGPRI from the coding sequence TTGGTTGAGTTTGAGTTGATCGAAGAGGATAAACCGTTCCGGGATCTGGCACCCGGATGGATCGATCTGCACCGCGCCGCGGTCCATCCCACGCCGTTCATGAGCTGGGAATGGGCGTCGAGCTGGTGGGACTTCTTCGGCTCCGGAAAACTCCACGTCGTTGCATTCCGACGGGGCGGGCGCCTTTCGGGACTCGCTCCGCTCTACCGCTGCGACGGCCCGTGGGGGATGTCGACGCTACGGCAGATCGGGGCGGGACAATCCGATTATCTGGATTTTCTCGTCGGACCCGAAGCCGGCGAAAAGGGGTACGGCGATCTGGTTCTTTCCGTTCTCGCCTCGGGCGACGCCGACCTGGTTTGGCTGGAACAGGTCCCGCCCGACCGCTTGGCGACCCTTCGGGACCGGGGCCGCTCGACCGGATCGTATTTCCAGGTGAAAGAGCGGGGGCATTGCTACATCGCCGAACTTCCGTCGCGGTGGGAGGAGTATCTTTCCGGCCTGGGGAGCAACGAGCGGTATAACATCGGCCGCAGGAGCCGCACCTTGGAAAAGCAACACGGCGTTGTGTTCCATCGCTACGATAAACCGGGAGAGGACCTGGATCGAAAAATGGACGATTTCTTCGATCTGATGATCCGTCGGCTGACGATGCGCGGACGGGTCCTGGCCGCGGACGAGACGGTCTCGCGGGGCTTCCACAAAAGCATCGCACAGCGCTTCGCCGCGCAGGGGTGGCTCAATCTCAGTACGCTGGAGAAGGACGGCCGGATGATCGCCGGCCTGCTTTCGTTTGAATACGGCGGAACGCTTTTCTACTATCATTCCGGCTTCGATCCGGCCTGGGCCAAATTCAGCGTCGGCATGGTTCTGATGGCCAAATGCATCGAGGATGGAATCGGTCGCGGTCTTCGTCAATTCGATTTCATGCGGGGTCGCGCCGCTTATAAGATGAAGTGGAAGGTGAAAGAGCGAAGCTTCTTTCGCGTCGTCATCGCCCGGTCGATGGGCGGCTATCTTAAGTTCCTCGGCCACGGAGTGGCCTCTCGCCTTCAAAAGAATATCGGCCGCTGGGCCGGCGCCCGGGGCGGGGGCCGCGACCGGTCGGAAGCGGTCCCTTCGGCCGTAAGGGGGCCGCGCATATGA
- a CDS encoding polysaccharide deacetylase family protein, with the protein MKSRLVRRIPVLLYHKIGVAPRGVRNPRSWVSPDRFSWQMNYLSRRGWRCITPGALAAHYRGEKEADSKSILITFDDGSRSCYREAFPVLRSLGMTATVFIVSGQLGGRAVWDRNPDHPDDELLTIGEIRELAQAGWSIGAHSMTHSRLPTLSREEADREIRESKRRLEETLSMPIGTFAYPYGAFAPEHAGLVRKAGYETGFTTHYPEQGLYAIRRENIHGEVYALRFLWRFRRARRGTFQNGEA; encoded by the coding sequence GTGAAGTCCCGCCTCGTCCGACGCATACCGGTTCTACTCTATCACAAGATCGGCGTGGCCCCGAGGGGGGTCCGCAATCCGCGATCCTGGGTCTCTCCGGATCGATTCTCCTGGCAGATGAATTATCTCTCCCGGCGGGGCTGGCGGTGCATCACGCCCGGGGCGCTGGCGGCCCATTACCGGGGAGAGAAGGAGGCCGATTCGAAATCCATCCTGATCACGTTTGATGACGGATCCCGGAGTTGTTACCGGGAGGCGTTTCCGGTGTTGCGTTCTCTGGGAATGACCGCCACGGTCTTCATCGTCTCCGGGCAACTTGGCGGCCGGGCCGTATGGGATCGCAACCCGGATCATCCCGATGACGAGTTGCTGACGATCGGGGAGATCCGCGAACTGGCGCAGGCGGGCTGGTCCATCGGCGCCCATTCCATGACCCATTCCCGCCTTCCCACTTTATCGCGGGAGGAGGCCGACCGGGAAATCAGGGAATCCAAGCGGCGGCTTGAAGAAACGCTTTCAATGCCCATCGGCACCTTTGCCTATCCCTACGGAGCCTTCGCGCCCGAACATGCCGGGCTTGTCCGGAAGGCGGGGTACGAGACCGGGTTCACCACCCATTACCCCGAGCAGGGGCTTTACGCCATCCGGCGGGAAAACATCCACGGGGAGGTTTACGCCCTGCGGTTTCTGTGGCGGTTTCGGCGTGCAAGACGAGGAACATTTCAGAATGGCGAAGCTTAA
- a CDS encoding glycosyltransferase family 4 protein, with protein MKIAMLTKHFNFRNGSSRSVHEVAVRLTARGHEVHIFCNRRPDSYPPRPVLRHVPTLPLGSWARTLTFDWGCRRRIHAEPFDIVHGHGNTIEQDVVTVRICRKANRVARGLSLSRWDPHLWMESRQLSNPRLKRIIALSGMVKKDLQRYYGIASGRIVTIPNGVDAARFHPNLGAVHRDRVRTALGLSKEDFAVLFIASGNYVNRGLLNVLSMVKQRPLNGLKLVVAGGDRPGLFRDRARDQGIEERLIFLPFTDRIEELHSGMDALIFPSYYDTFGNVPLEAMASGLPVIVTAQCGVSELITHGRDGLILKHTEDLDGMAAALGGLMDGERRARIGRAARVTAERYSWDSVAERTLEVYSELIPSGRTT; from the coding sequence ATGAAGATCGCCATGCTCACCAAGCATTTTAACTTCCGGAACGGATCGAGCCGTTCGGTCCATGAGGTGGCGGTTCGACTGACGGCCCGCGGTCACGAGGTCCATATTTTTTGCAACCGGAGGCCGGATTCGTATCCCCCGAGGCCCGTTCTGCGGCATGTTCCGACGCTGCCCCTGGGATCATGGGCCCGGACCTTGACCTTCGATTGGGGATGCCGTCGCAGGATTCATGCCGAACCCTTCGATATCGTCCACGGGCATGGGAACACCATCGAACAGGATGTGGTAACCGTCCGCATCTGCCGCAAGGCCAACCGGGTGGCCCGGGGTCTTTCCCTCTCTCGGTGGGACCCTCATCTTTGGATGGAGTCCCGCCAATTGTCGAATCCAAGGCTCAAACGAATCATTGCCCTATCCGGGATGGTCAAGAAGGACCTTCAGCGTTACTACGGAATCGCATCCGGGAGGATCGTGACCATCCCCAACGGGGTCGACGCGGCCCGTTTCCACCCGAACCTCGGGGCCGTTCACCGCGACCGGGTCCGGACCGCCCTCGGCCTTTCGAAGGAAGATTTTGCGGTCCTGTTCATCGCCTCTGGCAATTATGTCAACCGCGGACTGTTGAACGTCCTTTCGATGGTGAAGCAGCGTCCTTTGAACGGCCTGAAGCTCGTCGTGGCCGGCGGCGACAGGCCGGGACTATTCCGGGACCGCGCCCGGGACCAGGGGATCGAAGAACGGTTGATTTTTTTGCCGTTCACGGACCGGATCGAGGAATTGCACAGCGGGATGGATGCGTTGATTTTTCCGTCCTATTATGACACGTTCGGAAACGTGCCCTTGGAGGCGATGGCCTCCGGACTGCCCGTCATCGTCACGGCCCAGTGCGGGGTGAGCGAGCTGATCACGCACGGTCGGGACGGTCTCATCCTGAAGCATACCGAGGACCTGGACGGCATGGCCGCGGCCCTGGGCGGATTAATGGACGGGGAGCGGCGCGCGCGGATCGGTCGCGCGGCCCGGGTGACGGCGGAGCGCTACAGTTGGGACTCCGTGGCCGAGCGGACGCTGGAAGTCTACTCGGAATTGATCCCGTCCGGGAGGACGACGTGA
- a CDS encoding glycosyltransferase gives MTLRILHLDTERTWRGGEAQLLHLALGLAQRGHYCIVAGQPDSPLLSRAAGKGLRTEAVAMPSEWSLPAVWTLSEILKRERIQVIHMHTSHACTLGGWAARLAGVPARIISRRVDFSVRSNPLRKMKYQWGVDRILAISEGVRNVLLADGLDPNRIEVVRSGIDPRPFDPDYPPGEARRELGIPEGSPVIGCVAHFADHKGHRYLIEAAVRVAAAVPDVRFLLVGEGELRPAIELQIKDLGLERHVVLTGFRNDVPRLLAAMDIVVLSSHLEGLGTSLLDAMAMARPVVATRVGGIPEMVEDGLNGRLVPPRDPAALAEALIMLINRPEERKRLGRAGRTRMLQTFSAEAMVAATEAVYRKVLDSKGIKG, from the coding sequence ATGACATTACGCATCCTTCATCTTGATACCGAGCGCACCTGGCGGGGCGGGGAAGCCCAGCTTCTCCATTTGGCCCTGGGGCTGGCGCAGCGGGGCCATTACTGCATCGTGGCGGGTCAGCCCGACAGCCCGCTGCTTTCACGGGCGGCCGGGAAGGGATTAAGGACCGAGGCGGTCGCGATGCCTTCCGAATGGAGTCTGCCGGCCGTTTGGACGCTTTCGGAAATATTGAAACGGGAGAGGATCCAGGTGATCCACATGCATACCTCGCACGCCTGTACCTTGGGGGGGTGGGCCGCGCGCCTGGCCGGGGTACCGGCCCGCATTATCTCCCGGCGGGTGGATTTCTCGGTGCGGTCCAATCCCCTCCGGAAAATGAAATACCAATGGGGGGTGGATCGAATCCTGGCGATTTCGGAAGGCGTCCGAAACGTCCTGTTGGCCGACGGCCTGGATCCGAACCGCATCGAGGTGGTCCGCAGCGGAATCGACCCTCGGCCGTTCGATCCCGACTATCCGCCCGGGGAGGCCCGCCGGGAACTCGGAATCCCGGAGGGGTCTCCCGTGATCGGATGCGTGGCCCATTTCGCGGATCACAAGGGTCACCGTTATTTGATCGAGGCCGCCGTCCGCGTCGCCGCCGCGGTGCCCGACGTGCGCTTCCTCCTGGTCGGTGAGGGGGAACTTCGCCCGGCGATCGAACTTCAGATCAAGGACCTCGGGCTGGAAAGGCACGTCGTGTTAACCGGTTTTCGTAACGATGTGCCGAGGCTGTTGGCGGCGATGGATATCGTCGTATTATCCTCCCATCTGGAAGGACTGGGCACGTCTCTGTTGGACGCGATGGCGATGGCCCGGCCGGTCGTCGCGACTCGGGTGGGCGGGATCCCGGAAATGGTCGAGGACGGCCTGAACGGACGTCTCGTGCCCCCGCGCGATCCGGCGGCGCTGGCGGAGGCCTTGATCATGCTGATCAACCGGCCGGAAGAGCGAAAGCGGCTCGGTCGGGCCGGCCGGACCCGGATGCTTCAAACGTTTTCGGCCGAAGCGATGGTCGCGGCGACGGAGGCGGTCTACCGAAAGGTCCTGGATTCGAAGGGGATCAAAGGCTAG
- a CDS encoding FkbM family methyltransferase, with protein sequence MSSDRAVKYIRRLLRPRRWVRNALVYFWHADGIRNKAKLVGYSLIHVLRKGGLQTPPASEWTIRLKGLEIHFAPNLGELITYKEIFVSRVYQRLPDFRPTGYAVVFDVGANIGFYTLQAAASLAGGTIYAFEPNPEAYSKLVENVGANRAKNVHLLPYAVGSKQGRVWLRRAERTGLGSVEESPAETGNSRVEVEMVTLDGMVEKHSVTRIDLMKIDVEGHEEAVLAGGERALGMTRRIVMEYHGPEILERVRKFLPDRGFREVLEYRGHVYFVNRRPVGG encoded by the coding sequence ATGAGTTCCGATCGGGCCGTCAAATACATCCGTCGTCTGCTCCGACCCCGGAGATGGGTTCGGAATGCCCTGGTGTACTTCTGGCATGCCGACGGAATCCGGAATAAGGCCAAGCTGGTCGGCTATTCCCTGATCCATGTCCTGCGAAAAGGCGGCCTTCAAACCCCTCCGGCATCCGAATGGACAATCCGGCTCAAGGGTCTCGAAATTCATTTTGCTCCGAACCTCGGGGAGTTGATCACCTACAAGGAGATCTTTGTGAGCCGGGTCTATCAACGGCTTCCGGACTTTCGCCCGACGGGATACGCGGTGGTATTCGACGTCGGCGCCAACATCGGATTTTACACGCTTCAGGCAGCGGCGTCGCTGGCCGGGGGAACGATCTACGCCTTTGAACCGAACCCCGAAGCCTATTCGAAGTTGGTGGAAAATGTCGGGGCCAATCGCGCGAAGAATGTTCATCTGTTGCCTTACGCGGTGGGTTCAAAACAGGGCCGGGTTTGGTTGCGACGTGCCGAACGAACGGGCCTGGGTAGCGTGGAGGAGTCGCCCGCGGAGACGGGTAACTCGCGGGTGGAGGTGGAGATGGTCACGCTGGACGGCATGGTCGAGAAGCATTCCGTCACACGAATCGACTTGATGAAGATCGACGTGGAGGGCCACGAGGAAGCCGTGCTGGCGGGAGGGGAGCGGGCGCTCGGCATGACCCGAAGAATCGTGATGGAATACCACGGCCCGGAGATCCTCGAACGCGTCCGGAAATTTCTTCCGGATCGGGGTTTCCGGGAGGTACTGGAATACCGGGGCCATGTCTATTTCGTGAATAGGCGTCCGGTCGGGGGCTGA
- the asnB gene encoding asparagine synthase (glutamine-hydrolyzing), with protein MAGYWDHHYKGQYEMAETVIRMRDTLTHGGPDDAGHWTDPDRGLAFGHRRLSIIDLSASGHQPMRFRETVLVYNGEVYNYSEIRADLERAGYVFDSGSDTEVILKAYDRWGTDCLQRFRGMWAFALWDGRTESLLLCRDRVGVKPLYWYYKDGLLIFGSELKAFHKHPGFSKDLDRRAAQLYFQYGYIPAPHAIFRNVRKVRPGHFLTADRTGAIRETAYWNVRESYVRGFSEEGRRRWNRKTEKEIEDELEKELIESFKLRLVSDVPVGIFLSGGIDSSAVAALLQAQSGQRLKTFTIGFYGKKSYDEAPWAGKIAAHLGTDHVEHYFEPKEVAGILEKVPLLYDEPFGDSSALPTSLVATVARRHVKVALSADGGDELFQGYRFYRQAFPAWTHPLIRWLSGVRSKRIVLGPFEKKFQAERVTAFYPSRLRRALALLREVDFRDGWDVPSGLMYCDFIGYLPDDILVKVDRATMGVALEGREPFLDHRLVEYVTQMPVEYKFRNGVAKYLLKKILYRYIPEPLLRRPKHGFSIPLDDPEYRGKLEALFDHYLSEERLRGTDLIDTGLVRGLLDRWKAGRIRHDRLWYILCFQIWADAYLL; from the coding sequence ATGGCCGGATATTGGGATCATCATTATAAAGGTCAATACGAAATGGCCGAGACCGTCATCCGCATGAGGGATACCTTGACTCACGGCGGACCCGATGATGCCGGTCACTGGACCGATCCGGATCGAGGGTTGGCGTTCGGGCACCGCCGCTTGTCCATCATCGATCTTTCGGCCTCGGGCCACCAGCCCATGCGCTTCCGCGAGACGGTTCTCGTCTATAACGGCGAGGTGTACAACTATTCCGAGATTCGGGCGGACCTCGAGCGGGCGGGATACGTCTTCGATTCCGGCTCCGACACCGAGGTGATTCTCAAAGCCTATGATCGCTGGGGGACGGATTGTCTTCAGCGGTTCAGGGGCATGTGGGCCTTTGCGCTCTGGGACGGCCGGACGGAGTCGTTGCTCCTGTGCCGCGACCGGGTCGGCGTCAAACCGCTGTACTGGTATTATAAGGACGGCCTCCTGATTTTTGGGTCCGAGCTGAAGGCGTTTCACAAACATCCCGGTTTCTCGAAAGACCTCGACCGTCGCGCCGCCCAACTCTATTTCCAGTACGGTTATATCCCGGCGCCGCACGCGATTTTCCGGAATGTCCGGAAGGTCCGGCCCGGCCATTTCCTGACGGCGGACCGGACCGGCGCGATTCGGGAAACGGCCTACTGGAACGTCCGGGAGAGCTATGTCCGGGGATTTTCGGAGGAGGGGCGTCGCCGCTGGAATCGGAAAACGGAGAAAGAGATCGAGGATGAGCTGGAGAAGGAGCTGATCGAATCCTTCAAACTTCGCCTGGTTTCGGATGTACCGGTCGGTATATTCCTGAGCGGTGGAATCGACAGCTCGGCCGTGGCGGCCCTGCTTCAGGCCCAGTCGGGACAGCGACTCAAGACCTTTACGATAGGCTTTTACGGAAAAAAGAGCTATGACGAGGCCCCGTGGGCCGGAAAAATCGCCGCTCATCTCGGAACCGACCATGTCGAGCATTATTTCGAGCCGAAGGAAGTGGCCGGGATCCTGGAAAAGGTGCCCCTTCTCTATGACGAACCCTTCGGGGACAGCTCGGCCCTGCCGACGTCTCTGGTCGCGACCGTGGCCCGACGCCACGTGAAGGTGGCCTTGTCGGCCGACGGCGGGGACGAACTCTTTCAGGGCTACCGTTTCTATCGTCAGGCCTTTCCGGCCTGGACGCATCCCCTGATCCGCTGGCTATCCGGCGTCCGCTCGAAACGGATCGTACTGGGGCCGTTCGAAAAGAAATTCCAAGCCGAGCGGGTAACCGCCTTTTATCCTTCCCGTCTTCGCCGGGCGCTCGCCCTCCTCCGGGAGGTGGATTTCCGGGACGGCTGGGACGTTCCGAGCGGGTTGATGTACTGTGATTTCATCGGCTATTTGCCGGACGATATTTTGGTCAAAGTGGACCGGGCCACGATGGGCGTCGCGTTGGAAGGCCGGGAGCCTTTTCTTGACCATCGCTTGGTCGAGTACGTGACCCAGATGCCGGTCGAGTACAAATTTCGGAACGGTGTGGCGAAATATCTCCTGAAAAAGATCCTGTACCGCTATATCCCCGAGCCGCTTCTGCGGCGGCCCAAACACGGTTTCAGCATCCCGCTGGATGATCCGGAATACCGCGGGAAGCTCGAGGCCTTGTTCGATCATTACCTGTCCGAGGAACGGCTGAGGGGAACCGATCTGATCGACACCGGACTCGTCCGAGGGCTTTTAGATCGGTGGAAGGCGGGACGCATCCGCCATGACCGCTTGTGGTACATCCTGTGTTTTCAGATCTGGGCCGATGCGTATCTGTTATAG